GGCGCTGCTGATGTATCAGGGCAAGCGCTACGGCATCCCCACCGGCACCGACGTCCGGGTGATCTGGTATCGCAAGGACCTCTTCCAGAAGGCCGGCCTGCCGGCGGACTGGCAGCCGACCTCCTGGGAGGACATCTTCGCCGCCGCCCGGCAGATCAAGAAGGCCCTCCCCGATGTGATCCCTATGCAGGTCAACGCCGGGACCGCCATGGGCGAGGCGACCACCATGCAGGGCTTCTACCCGGTGCTGCTGTCGGCGGGCTCTTTCATCTACGATTGGGACCAAAACAAGTGGATTGTGCGCAGCCCGGCGATGCTGGACGCCCTGAACTTCTACAAGCGGGTCTACCTCGATGAGAAGCTGGGCGACGCCCGCCTCCAGCTCATCAAGGAGGGCCGCAACCAATCCTTCGCCCTGTTCCGCGACGGCAAGATCGCCATGCTGTGGGAGGGGGATTACTTCTGGCGCTCGGTGGTCAACCCGGCCGTTAAGTCCGAGTGGGCCATCCCTAACCGGGATGAGGTGGTGGGCTGGGCCAAGATCCCGGCCAAGGAGCCGGGCCAGGGCTACCGGGGCCAGGACTTCGTGACCATCTCCGGCGGCACCGGCTTCATCCTCAACCCCAACACCAAGCACCCGAAGGAGGCCTGGGCCTTCCTCTCGTTCATGTTCAGCAAGGAGATGCTGATGGAGTTTCAGAAGATCGAGCCGCGGATCCGGGCCCGGGACGACGTGCCGGTGACGGGGGATCCGGTGATGACGGAGCTGGTCAAGCTGCTGCCGCTGACCACGGTCCGCCCCATGCTCCCGGTCTATCCCAAGGTCTCCCAAGCGGCCCAGTTGGCCACCGAGCGGGTGGTCTCGGGCGAGATGACGCCGGAGCGGGCCATGGAGGCCTACGCGAAGGAGGTGACGGACCTGGTCGGGCCGGACAACGTCCTGGACCTCATGCCGCGCTAGGCCCCGACGGGGGTGGTGAGGTCATCCGGGAGGCCCGGGGTGTCGGGAGGCGGCGCCCCGGGCCTCATCGGGAGGAGCATGCGAGGAGGAACCGGTGGTCCAGCGTCGCCCCATCCTGTCCCTTCCCATCGGGCTGCTGTTTCTGCTGCCCGCTCTCTTCTTCGTGGCCGTCTTCCTGGTCTTTCCCTCCCTCTGGGTGCTCTGGATCAGTCTGACCAACCAGACCCTGACCGGGGAGACGGCCCTGCGGCCCCAGTTCGTGGGCCTGGCCAACTTCCGGTATCTCTTCGACCCTGAGAACTGGGCGGTGCGGGGCTACTTCGGGAACGCCCTGCGCAACAGCGTCCTTTTCGTCGTCGGCTCAGGCCTGATCGGCCAGGCGGGGCTGGGGTTGGCCATCGCCTGGGCCTTCCACCGACGCCGGGGCCTGCTGCGGGAGGTCCTCTACACCCTGGTCATCCTGGCCTGGATCATCCCGGACGTGGTGGTGGCCTTCATGTGGGTGGCCTACCTGGACCGGGATCGGGGGACCCTGAACGCCCTCCTCTCGGCCCTGGGCCTGGGGCGGGTCGACTGGCTGATCGAACGGCCGCTGCTCTCGGTCATCATCTTTAACACCTGGCGGGGGACCGCCTTCTCGATGTTGCTGTTCTCCTCAGCCTTAGCGATGCTGCCTCCCTCGTATCTGGAGGCGGCGGCGGTGGCCGGGGCCCGCCCGTATCAGGCCTTCCGGGACATCATCCTTCCCTCCATCCGCAGCCACATCGTCACGGACCTGATCCTGATCACCCTGTGGACCTTCAACACCTTCACGCCGTATCTGATCACCGGGGGCGGCCCCACCTTCCGCTCGGAGGTGGTCTCGATTTACACCTTCCGGGTCGCCTTCCAGCATTTCGAGTTCGGCCGCGGGGCGGCGGTAGCGGTAGTGATGATGCTGATCAATCTGACCCTGGCCCTGGCCTATCTCTCCACCCTGCGTCGGGAGGCCCGTGCCCGATGACGGTGATCCGCTACGTTCTCTCCCGCATCCTCTTCGCCGGCTTCGCCGCCCTGGTGGGCGCTTTCTTCGCCCTGCCCATGCTGTGGCTGACCCTGGCCCCCTTCAACGCCCGGGGGACCCTGGCGGTGGAGATCCCCCGGCCCTTCACCCTGGACAACTTCCAGGCCGTCTTCGCCAACACCTTCGCCGTGCGGGCTCTGGGCAACAGCTTGATCCTGGCCGGGGGGACGATGCTGGTGGTGACCCTGGCGGCCACCCTGGCCGCCTACGCCCTCTCCCGGGCGGAGGTGCCCTACTACGATCTCCTCACCTATGGCCTGATCCTCTTCTCCTCGGTGGTCACCGGCACGGCGGCCATGGTCCCCATCTTCCTTCTGGCCAATGCCCTGGGGCTGGTGGACACTTACGTCGGGGTGATTATGGCCTTCACAGGGGGGCTGCTGCCCACGGCCATTTTCATCCTGCGGGATTTCGTGGAGGGCCTCCCTCGGTCCTACGAGGAGTCGGCCATGGTCTGCGGGGCGAGCCCCTGGCGGATGGTATGGGATGTGGTGATGCCGCTGCTGCGGCCGGGGATGATGGTGGTGGGGATCTGGGCCTTCGTGCAGGTCTGGGGGGCCTTCCTCATCCCCTTCGTGCTGCTGCGCAGCCCGGAGCGCATGCCCGCCGCCATCGCCATCTACTCCTTCTACACCGAGGCGGGCACCCCCATCCTTACCCTCACCTCGGCCTACGCGCTGCTCTACGCCCTCCCGGTGTTGGCTCTCTATCTCTTCGTCAACGCCCGTTATGGGTTCCGGTTCTTCGGGGGGATCAAGCGCTGAGATCCGGCGAGATGGATCCGGTAGAATGGGATCTGCAGGCCTTTGATCGAAGGGGGAGTCGATGGAATGGCGGGATTACATCTCCATGGATCCGGAGGTCCTGGGCGGGGTGATTCGAGGCACCCGTGTCCCTGTGCAGATGGTGATCGGCTCCCTTGTCCTGGATGGGACCGCCTCTCCATGGCGAGGTGCTGCAGAGCACATCTTCGGGCAATTGGCTGCGGAATCTTAACGCGTGATCATCAACTGGGATCCAGTGTCCTTCTCCGCGTGCAGGAGCCTTATCCTCGAGGCATCTTCTTCAGGAGGCAGAGCGTGCCATGGCGCGGATCCGGCTGGAGGGGGTGACGAAGGCGTTCGGGGCGGTGGTGGCGGTGGACACGGTGACCCTGGACATCGAGGACGGGGAGTTCTTCGCCCTGCTGGGGCCCTCCGGGTGCGGGAAGACCACCACTCTGCGCCTGATCGCCGGGCTGGAGCGCCCCACCCGGGGGCGGATCTTCATCGGGGAGCGCGACGTCACCGAGCTCCCTCCACAGGCCCGGGACGTGGCCATGGTCTTCCAGGACTACGCCCTCTATCCGCATATGACGGTCCTGGAGAACATTGGCTACCCGCTCAAGGTGCGCCGTTACGCCAAACCCGAGATCCATCGCCGGGTCCGGGAGGTGGCGGAGGTCCTGCAGATCGCGGATCTGCTGGACCGACGGCCGGGGCAGCTGTCGGGCGGGCAGCAGCAGCGGGCCGCCGTCGCCCGGGCCCTGGTCTACCAGCCCCAGGCCTTCCTCTTCGACGAGCCGCTGAGCAATCTGGACGCCAAGCTGCGCCTGGAGGCCCGCAGCTTCCTGAAGCATCTCCAGAAGTCCCTGGGCATCACCACCGTCTACGTCACCCACGACCAGGCGGAGGCCATGGCCCTGGCGGACCGCATCGGGGTGATGGATCGGGGCCGCCTGCTGCAGGTGGGGACGCCCCTGGAGATCTACCGGCGGCCCCGCAACACTTTCGTCGCCACCTTCATCGGAAGCCCTCCCATGAACCTGCTCTCCGGCCGCCTCCACCTGGCCGAGTCCGCCCTGATCCTGACGGACGGCCAGGCGCTCTCGGTGGCCGACCGCGTCGAGGCGTTGCGCCAGGCCTTCCGGGAGGGCGAGCGGGTCTGGCTGGGGGTTCGTCCCGAGCATCTGGCCCTGGCCGATGGGCCCGGGCCGACCCATCTCTCCGCCCGGGTCTACGCGGTGGAGCCGCTCGGGGTGGAGACGCTGGTGACGGTTCAGGTGGACGAGGAGCGCCTCACCCTGCGGCTGTCGGTGGATGAGCCGCCGGTGTTGCGGGAGCAGGTGTGGGTGCGGGTGCCGATGGAGCGGGCGCTCTTCTTCCGGGAGAGCGGCGAGCTGGCCCTGTGAGGGGGAAGCCAATGCGGACGCTATTGCGCTGGGAAGGCCGCTTCACCCCGGCTGACAAGGCGGCCTCGGATTACGTGCTCCTGCCCTTCGAGGTCCCCCCTGGCATCGCCCGCCTTGAGGTCCGCTACACCTTCGAGGGCCAGGGCCAGCCGGAGAGCCCGAACGCCATCGACCTGGGCCTGTTCGACCCGCGAGGGGCCGACTTCCTGCGCGGGGAGGGCTTCCGGGGCTGGAGCGGGAGCGCCCGAACGGAGGCGGTGCTCACGCCCTGGGCGGCCACCCCAGGCTATCTGCC
Above is a genomic segment from Thermoflexus hugenholtzii JAD2 containing:
- a CDS encoding extracellular solute-binding protein codes for the protein MEISITCRCVKGGVNANTVKWLTETVIPTFEQQMAAKGTPVKVRLVEFGGSDEELKAQYALDLKAGKGHDVMAFDGFWTAEFVAGGLIKPLDEIAGPEVNQWEGWAHIPDRVQALLMYQGKRYGIPTGTDVRVIWYRKDLFQKAGLPADWQPTSWEDIFAAARQIKKALPDVIPMQVNAGTAMGEATTMQGFYPVLLSAGSFIYDWDQNKWIVRSPAMLDALNFYKRVYLDEKLGDARLQLIKEGRNQSFALFRDGKIAMLWEGDYFWRSVVNPAVKSEWAIPNRDEVVGWAKIPAKEPGQGYRGQDFVTISGGTGFILNPNTKHPKEAWAFLSFMFSKEMLMEFQKIEPRIRARDDVPVTGDPVMTELVKLLPLTTVRPMLPVYPKVSQAAQLATERVVSGEMTPERAMEAYAKEVTDLVGPDNVLDLMPR
- a CDS encoding carbohydrate ABC transporter permease is translated as MVQRRPILSLPIGLLFLLPALFFVAVFLVFPSLWVLWISLTNQTLTGETALRPQFVGLANFRYLFDPENWAVRGYFGNALRNSVLFVVGSGLIGQAGLGLAIAWAFHRRRGLLREVLYTLVILAWIIPDVVVAFMWVAYLDRDRGTLNALLSALGLGRVDWLIERPLLSVIIFNTWRGTAFSMLLFSSALAMLPPSYLEAAAVAGARPYQAFRDIILPSIRSHIVTDLILITLWTFNTFTPYLITGGGPTFRSEVVSIYTFRVAFQHFEFGRGAAVAVVMMLINLTLALAYLSTLRREARAR
- a CDS encoding carbohydrate ABC transporter permease — translated: MTVIRYVLSRILFAGFAALVGAFFALPMLWLTLAPFNARGTLAVEIPRPFTLDNFQAVFANTFAVRALGNSLILAGGTMLVVTLAATLAAYALSRAEVPYYDLLTYGLILFSSVVTGTAAMVPIFLLANALGLVDTYVGVIMAFTGGLLPTAIFILRDFVEGLPRSYEESAMVCGASPWRMVWDVVMPLLRPGMMVVGIWAFVQVWGAFLIPFVLLRSPERMPAAIAIYSFYTEAGTPILTLTSAYALLYALPVLALYLFVNARYGFRFFGGIKR
- a CDS encoding DUF433 domain-containing protein, whose protein sequence is MEWRDYISMDPEVLGGVIRGTRVPVQMVIGSLVLDGTASPWRGAAEHIFGQLAAES
- a CDS encoding ABC transporter ATP-binding protein, with product MARIRLEGVTKAFGAVVAVDTVTLDIEDGEFFALLGPSGCGKTTTLRLIAGLERPTRGRIFIGERDVTELPPQARDVAMVFQDYALYPHMTVLENIGYPLKVRRYAKPEIHRRVREVAEVLQIADLLDRRPGQLSGGQQQRAAVARALVYQPQAFLFDEPLSNLDAKLRLEARSFLKHLQKSLGITTVYVTHDQAEAMALADRIGVMDRGRLLQVGTPLEIYRRPRNTFVATFIGSPPMNLLSGRLHLAESALILTDGQALSVADRVEALRQAFREGERVWLGVRPEHLALADGPGPTHLSARVYAVEPLGVETLVTVQVDEERLTLRLSVDEPPVLREQVWVRVPMERALFFRESGELAL